CGAATAAAACGTAATTGCGATGTTTTTCTGTGCAAAACACAGCTTAGATATTAGATgaatcattaattttgatgCGTTTAAATTAGCAATTCTTCgtatacatttttctattaaattttttgtttgcacAAACTGCTCTTAcagaataaatgtaattaatttttttgcacacatttttaaataaatataaaagtatctgCACCtagaaaaaatgtatgcatatataagaaaattctttttatgagCAAACGTACATTTTTGCTCTTTATGCAGAGGTGAAACGTTAATTATTCTAGATTTTATAtctgttttattctttttacgctgacaaatattcaagaaattttccaacttttaatgtatgtacatacgtaATCAATATGAGCTTCGCaatatttgtgtatattttttgcattgcTTCGTACTTTAAGTATAATAcgaattgataataaaattttatgatttctcAGTTTAACATTACTTgtaaatagaaagaaatattaattgcaaataaaaataatatgaagtttttatataaaaaaaattattgtaattgttaaaattatataaaagaaacgatatgagttataattttagtcaaatctattttgaaaatttctatctcctaaaaaaaatatatatgcaaaacgCTAAGTGCTAtatgctttttataaattattcttaattttactttagatCTATAATTCCGTTGGAattctatgtatgtataatatgtgtataaatttatgtgttatataatataaaaaaaaatttaaagaattaaaatgtacatatatacaatatatacatatatcagtgacatattttatacaggTGTGTGTACTGATTCTTTAAATGTTCtgtattttccaataaaattataaataaaattttatctcaaattctattgcaaattataaatcgtctatacacgaagaaaaagttttatatcaaAACGGCAGTAGCCGCGGACCGAAAATTTGTACTATGTTTTACATATGTTTTACACATGTTTTACATATAGAAAACatagtaacaatttttataatttcttcatggTTCGCGGTTACTGTCgtacattgtaattttttatataaaattttctcggTGTGTAGTGGGTCTCAtagcataaaattatattaattattattgtagagtaattgttataaaaatgtttgcgtAAGAATTCCAGTTGCTGCGTATATTTAGatgaaaaacagaaaaaaattaatatgcctCGCGCTTATCTGGTCGTACTATATTACATACGCGCCATAAAGCGGGAAGTATTCTATGTTACAGAGGATGTTGCAATTGAGTTTCGGTAACCCACCGAAACACAAATTACAACATCCATTTCGCGTGGCTCCTTCGTATAGCGTCCACCAGCATAGAATCGCGTATCGAGCGTGATTGTGTTCCTCCCCTATTGGGAGAGTTTAGGCCAAGATAGCCAAAAACTTCTAACGACTTAGCCAAACGACGCGAACTTCTCCCCATGCTCGCTTACGAATTGTGATCTCATCCTTTCAGTACGTCCTGCTGATGTCGGAAGCCATTATCGTCCTGGCAGGTGACAACGTTCTGACCGGTCGCTGGTCGCGCCGTGCCAACAAGCACCTTCACTGGGTTCTGCAGGCTATCGGGCTAATCTTCAATCTTGTCGGTGTGGGTATAATGTACAATGCCAAAACAGCACACTTTCGTTCGATTCACGGCATCACGGGCATCTCCTCGCTGGTCATCGTATGTGCGGTAACAGTTTTCGGATATCCAGTATGGATCGCGTGGAAGCTTCGTAAATTCGTACGACCGGTGATCACCAAATTCCTTCACAATTTTCTCGGCACCGCCGGTTTTGTCATCGGTATGGTTTCGCAGTGTTACGCTTACACAAAAGGGTGGTTGTACGAAGCGTCGCAGACGGAGCATGATGTCCTACTCGCTCTTACGGTGCTGATTACAATATTATCCCTGCGAGGCTCGCTCGTTTCTCTTTGTAGGCAGGCCGTTGGTTCCTTGACATAAATTTATCCTCCCATTTCATATGAGAATGTCGGCATGCGAAATCTTTCCTTTGAGAGATCTAAggttatttattctttatacaaTTAGAATAATAGTATAACCAAATTGCTAATTTCTTTATCATCggtttaatgaaataatagtttcttatgtaatatttgatagaatatgtatataatatgtatataataatataatatatatattaattaaaagaacgtagattagataaatattagaCAGTTGATATTTATCGTTAGAAGCTGGCTTGAAtctaaagatttttgaaaatcttgTATATAATGTGGAAATCATCAATGCCGGTAAAGATCTGAACTTTCaacaaaaagtttgaaatataaaataataaaagtaaatgtcTTTCTCTCtacgaataaatatatcatacattgcatttaaattaatgagaatattatatataatgtatattatatgtatatgtacattataatGAAAGTTATCGACGTAgtttacaaagaaatttttggcatatattataaaaaaaacgcataaaaatgctattaagtttactaataattttatcgcgttttataaaaagcattctgttatataattattttattcatattttattcatcttttcaatgtatcgagtgAGTCCAAATGTTATATTGGACTTTTTCAATCTGTCTTTTTATTGCGGAAAAGTGTTTTAGTAACTGACAATAAgtacagatatttttttgatgaaaCTCGAATGCAATCGGTAATAGTTTTACGGTTGCATTGTTCTGAAAAATCCGCGCTTATACGTATAATGGTTACTCGATATTGGAGCAATTCAAAATCGTGAGAGTTTATTACGAATAGAATACTTGGatcaaatgatttttttatatatattcttttttttgtaggATGTATGATACACacacatttgtttctattagaaaatacaaaaaatttcttggaaaattttattataatgtcaaaattataAGCAAAAGTagtataaattatgcaaaaaaagaaatcactcttttgaaaattaacttatatgttaaaatacgaatattatgtcatataaaattaattgtacttTCTAAAAACTtacgaattaaaaatgatccaaaaaataaattatcattaatttgattaacaataatgtaaatatgaaatattttctgttatttgcaaaatgtgaaaagttaaattattaaatcctaaaattttatatttacgttACAAACTCAAagcgatattattaatatttaatttattagcaCTTAAACTGAccttaattgattattatagattcttattattattactcattattcttttactttttatgatTGTTACTAATTTTTTGGTGTCATGCTTGCTTTTTTGTTGCGGGATGGACGCAGTGTTTTAAAAAGCGCTCAGAGGACGGAGATGTTAACCGCATATTCGTGCTGTTAAAATATCTTGCGAACAAAAGATCGAGCCCTTTGGCGGTGGAGATAATGTTATTACGGAATCGAATTGCCAAGTATTCTGCGCGCAAGCATTCGGTTGCAGCAGCGTGCCACTTTAGCTTCTGACGGGCGTATAAACGAGAGAAGTCAAAGTTTAATTAGACGCGAAAGCGCGGCAGCCTGAAATTTCGAAAGTCGTAATTTCTCCTCACTGCCAAACGTAGCCTGTACCGTATTTCCCCATGTACTCGACTACATTTGATACTGCGTATCCGATGCTTCAGTTAATCGGACCGATCGCTTTACAGAAGTAGCTAATACTCACGAAGTGCGCATCACACGATTATGCGGTTCGCGAAAAGaaagctattaaaaaatatagagaaacgaaatttgattttaatttctttttacccaaatatcttttatacatatgttatttcaacaaatattcaaatgtttTTCATGTGATGACACATGAATGAATCAATCATGTAATTGATAAATACAAGAATTCGTAAAATccaacatttattattaataacaataacaacaatATATGACAACGATGCGACGACTGATACATTTGccaaatttcaatcaattatcTATATAACCGACATTCCGCCTCGCATAATCGCGATGTGGGATTATCgtaattgcaaaattgcaaacactgtttcaaattgttaataataacagCATGCCGTAATACCTAATTCTGCTGCGCGTTATCCGTGTTAAGATAATTAACGCATCTGTGACGCGCAAAACGAGCGCGATAATGCCGGGAGTGCACGGGACTCGAGTGATATTTATACGCGCGTGATAACGAGCGCAAGAAGTGCACCGATATTTATTTGCGCGCGATAGTAGTATAGCTGCGCATATCTGCGATATACGACCGGATACTTGAACGTTTGCATCGCCACGCACGTATCCGCGATACGCGCGCGTGCAATTATTTGTATCGGCGTTAGAAAGCGCGGAAGTGTGTCAACGATCGTGTTAATTGGTGCAGGCCGCCTATCTCGTTCGACAATCTTCGATCCCGATGGTGAACTCTGCTCCATTTTTACGGCAGCGGACAAACGCTAGGTCGCGGAGATCGAGGCCTCATGAATCATTCATTAC
This genomic window from Linepithema humile isolate Giens D197 chromosome 5, Lhum_UNIL_v1.0, whole genome shotgun sequence contains:
- the LOC105668572 gene encoding transmembrane reductase CYB561D2 codes for the protein MTNGNNDKIVLESIRSKPEIQLSDSTENINSEDKNSSCSTRHVIISVLDVINHTLIIMVTIYLIYRTLKAKYTITSIHLILCTIGYVLLMSEAIIVLAGDNVLTGRWSRRANKHLHWVLQAIGLIFNLVGVGIMYNAKTAHFRSIHGITGISSLVIVCAVTVFGYPVWIAWKLRKFVRPVITKFLHNFLGTAGFVIGMVSQCYAYTKGWLYEASQTEHDVLLALTVLITILSLRGSLVSLCRQAVGSLT